The following coding sequences are from one Streptomyces angustmyceticus window:
- a CDS encoding GtrA family protein: protein MRALPAPGRRGRLVCFAAVGGVNTLTFSACYLPLHRLLPYFAAYTAAFAVSMVGAFFLHTYVTYRTRPTWTKFLLFPLTQVTNYGVQSAGLVALVGWCGLDTALAPPVAALCAVPFSYLLSRRILHPPHRPGPARSGPARHAPERPGPAAQAGPPSARSGPAA from the coding sequence ATGCGGGCCCTGCCGGCGCCCGGCCGCCGCGGCCGGCTGGTGTGCTTCGCCGCCGTCGGCGGGGTCAACACCCTCACGTTCTCGGCCTGTTACCTGCCGCTGCACCGCCTGCTGCCGTACTTCGCGGCCTACACCGCGGCCTTCGCGGTGAGCATGGTCGGCGCGTTCTTCCTGCACACCTACGTCACCTACCGCACCCGCCCGACCTGGACGAAGTTCCTGCTCTTCCCGCTGACCCAGGTCACCAACTACGGGGTGCAGAGCGCGGGGCTGGTGGCGCTGGTGGGCTGGTGCGGGCTGGACACCGCGCTGGCGCCGCCGGTCGCGGCGCTGTGCGCGGTCCCGTTCAGCTACCTGCTCTCCCGCCGCATCCTGCACCCCCCGCACCGGCCGGGCCCCGCCCGCTCCGGCCCCGCCCGGCACGCCCCGGAGCGGCCCGGCCCCGCCGCTCAGGCCGGCCCGCCGTCCGCCCGCTCCGGCCCGGCCGCCTGA